In Rhodothermales bacterium, the genomic stretch AACCGGGATTGGTTTGAGCGACAGTACGAGAAGCGTGAGGAGTCGAAATGAAAGGCATCATCCTGGCCGGTGGACACGGCACGCGGCTGTACCCGATCACGTCGGCCGTCAGCAAGCAGCTTCTCCCGGTCTACAACAAGCCGATGATCTACTACCCGCTGTCCATGCTCATGCTGGCGGGGATTCGGGAGATACTACTGGTTTGCCTTCCCGACGAGCGGTCGCGCTTCGAGCGTGTTCTCGAAGACGGATCGAAGTGGGGCTTAAGCATTTCGTACGCGGAGCAGGCGGAGCCTCGAGGTCTCGCGGAGGCGTTCTTGATTGGTGAGAAGTTTCTGTCTGGTGGGCCGGCCACGCTCGTTCTCGGCGATAACATCTTCTACGGCCGCGGACTCTCCGGCATCCTGCAGTCGTGTGCGAAGCTTACGTCGGGTGCGACAGTCTTTGCCTACTCGGTGAAGGATCCGGAGCGATATGGTGTTATCGAATTTGATGATGATGGGGTTGCGGTCAGTCTCGAAGAGAAGCCGGACAAGCCCAGATCGCAGTACGCTGTACCCGGGATCTATTTCTATGACGAGACGGTTGTCGACCGTGCCCGCTCGCTGAAGCCATCATCTCGAGGCGAGCTCGAGATCACCGACCTCAATATCTCTTATCTCCGTGACGGAGAGCTGCACGTGGAAGTGCTCGGGCGCGGAATTGCCTGGCTCGACGCGGGTACGCACGAGTCGCTTCTGAGCGCTTCCGGCTTCGTTCATGCTGTAGAGGAACGGCAGGGTATGATGATTTCGTGCCCGGAGGAGATCGCATATCGGATGCGCTATATATCGCGCGAAGCGCTTGAGGCACAGGTCTCCGCGATGCCGGAAAATGACTACTCGCGGTATCTCCGCGATCTGATTCACGATTGATCAAAACGCTCAAATAAGAATGACAGACATGGTGCAGAAGGGATCAGGGTCGGCGGCCGACCTCAAACAGCGCATTCAGTCGCACGACGCCGTTGTCGGCATTGTGGGTCTCGGCTACGTCGGCCTGCCTCTCGTGGTCGAGTTCTCCCGCGTTGGTATGAAGACCATCGGCCTGGACGTCGACACCGACAAGGTCGAGAAGCTGAACGCAGGCGTGAGCTACATTCAGGATATTCCGAGTTCGCACATCGCTCCGATCGTCGAATCGGGTCATTTCGAAGCGACCGTCGATTTCGATGCGTTGTCTCAGGTGGACGTCGTGTTCATCTGCGTCCCGACGCCGATTACGTCGAGTAAGGAACCGGACATGACGTATGTGCGCCTGGCGTCCGAAGCGGTTGCAGCCCGCCTGCACAAGGGGCAGCTCATTATCCTTCGCAGCACGACCTATCCGGGTACTACCGAAGACGTGCTGCTTCCCGAGCTCCGCAAGGCGGCCGATCCTCACGGTTGGGAACTGGGCGTCGACTACTTCGCGTCGTTCAGCCCGGAGCGGGTTGATCCCGGTAACACGACCTGGACTACCGCCAACACGCCGATCGTCGTGGGTGGCGTCACGCCCGTATGTACCGATCTGGCCGCGACCGTGACAGAGCAAATCGTGGCGAACGTACATCGCGTATCGAGTCCGCGAGTCGCGGAGATGGAAAAACTCCTCGAGAACATCTTCCGGTCG encodes the following:
- the rfbA gene encoding glucose-1-phosphate thymidylyltransferase RfbA, which gives rise to MKGIILAGGHGTRLYPITSAVSKQLLPVYNKPMIYYPLSMLMLAGIREILLVCLPDERSRFERVLEDGSKWGLSISYAEQAEPRGLAEAFLIGEKFLSGGPATLVLGDNIFYGRGLSGILQSCAKLTSGATVFAYSVKDPERYGVIEFDDDGVAVSLEEKPDKPRSQYAVPGIYFYDETVVDRARSLKPSSRGELEITDLNISYLRDGELHVEVLGRGIAWLDAGTHESLLSASGFVHAVEERQGMMISCPEEIAYRMRYISREALEAQVSAMPENDYSRYLRDLIHD
- a CDS encoding nucleotide sugar dehydrogenase; translation: MVQKGSGSAADLKQRIQSHDAVVGIVGLGYVGLPLVVEFSRVGMKTIGLDVDTDKVEKLNAGVSYIQDIPSSHIAPIVESGHFEATVDFDALSQVDVVFICVPTPITSSKEPDMTYVRLASEAVAARLHKGQLIILRSTTYPGTTEDVLLPELRKAADPHGWELGVDYFASFSPERVDPGNTTWTTANTPIVVGGVTPVCTDLAATVTEQIVANVHRVSSPRVAEMEKLLENIFRSVNIALVNELARLCDRMGGLSMWEVVDAAATKPFGFMPFYPGPGLGGHCIPIDPYYLSWLARRYDFETNFITLSARTNEEMPYYVVDAVIKAVAMQPVALRDASVLVLGAAFKRNVDDVRHSPAIR